The following coding sequences lie in one Lemur catta isolate mLemCat1 chromosome 11, mLemCat1.pri, whole genome shotgun sequence genomic window:
- the LOC123647405 gene encoding solute carrier family 40 member 1-like isoform X2 codes for MWHFAMSVFLIELYGHNLLLSAVFGLVVAGSVLIFGVLISDWIDRKPRNKERLCRCLLHRPDARVLLQEGDGTHLARLADRGLLRGGDRPGGLGEPGRHRADHHRSEGLDREPHGRRQSPAGCDECYSPAAGPDHQYICSPVCGPGQMDSWEATDGFTYKPRTLEKPKDHKSRHERQQATTTGFPLGLRKLQRLLRTCREGWEAYRRQTIFLAGLGLAFLYMTVLGFDCITTGFAYTQGIGGSLLSILTALSALSGLMGTILFTWLRGHYGLVTTGVISSWLHLGCLMLCVFSVFAPGSPFDLAFFSLPLSKNSSSNHELLKEDQVHVYPFERNLNQPILPDRSSIHWTNSTVLFEGQQHPEPPESYISIILLFSGVILARIDGCGAVLLEMQMARRRAPQDPWPLQYR; via the exons ATGTGGCACTTTGCCATGTCTGTGTTCCTGATAGAATTATATGGACATAATCTTCTTCTATCAGCAGTGTTTGGCTTAGTGGTGGCTGGATCTGTATTAATATTTGGAGTCTTAATTAGTGATTGGATCGACAGGAAGCCAAGAAATAAAG AACGCCTCTGTCGCTGCCTGCTGCATCGTCCTGATGCTCGTGTTCTCCTACAAGAGGGAGATGGGACACATCTGGCACGGCTGGCTGACC GTGGCCTGCTACGCGGTGGTGACCGCCCTGGCGGCCTTGGCGAACCTGGCCGGCACCGCGCTGACCATCACCGTTCAGAGGGACTGGATCGTGAGCCTCACGGGCGGCGACAGAGCCCAGCTGGCTG TGATGAATGCTACAGTCCGGCGGCTGGACCAGATCATCAATATATTTGCTCCCCTGTCTGTGGGCCAG gGCAAATGGACTCTTGGGAAGCCACTGATGGATTCACCTACAAGCCCAGAACTTTGGAAAAGCCAAAGGACCACAAGTCTAGACATGAAAGACAACAGGCCACAACCACAGGGTTTCCTCTTGGCCTTCGAAAGCTGCAGAGGCTGCTCCGCACGTGCCGCGAGGGGTGGGAAGCCTACCGCAGGCAGACCATCTTCCTGGCTGGCTTGGGCTTGGCCTTTCTCTACATGACAGTCCTGGGCTTTGACTGCATCACCACTGGCTTCGCCTACACCCAAGGGATCGGAGGCTCCCTGCTTAGCATCCTCACTGCCCTTTCGGCTCTATCTGGCCTAATGGGCACAATTCTCTTCACTTGGCTCCGGGGGCACTATGGCTTGGTCACCACCGGCGTCATATCCAGCTGGCTCCACTTAGGTTGTCTAATGCTCTGCGTGTTTTCTGTCTTTGCTCCTGGAAGTCCTTTTGATCTGGCTTTTTTCTCACTTCCCTTAAGCAAAAATTCATCTTCAAACCATGAGTTGCTAAAGGAGGACCAGGTGCATGTTTATCCCTTTGAAAGAAACCTGAACCAACCCATCCTCCCAGACCGTTCCTCCATCCACTGGACCAACAGCACGGTTCTGTTTGAAGGCCAGCAGCACCCTGAGCCCCCCGAGTCTTACATCTCCATCATCTTGCTCTTCTCGGGAGTGATCCTGGCACGAATTG ACGGGTGTGGAGCTGTCCTTCTGGAAATGCAGATGGCAAGGCGGAGGGCTCCTCAAGACCCCTGGCCCTTGCAGTACAGATAA
- the LOC123647405 gene encoding solute carrier family 40 member 1-like isoform X1: protein MWHFAMSVFLIELYGHNLLLSAVFGLVVAGSVLIFGVLISDWIDRKPRNKERLCRCLLHRPDARVLLQEGDGTHLARLADRGLLRGGDRPGGLGEPGRHRADHHRSEGLDREPHGRRQSPAGCDECYSPAAGPDHQYICSPVCGPGQMDSWEATDGFTYKPRTLEKPKDHKSRHERQQATTTGFPLGLRKLQRLLRTCREGWEAYRRQTIFLAGLGLAFLYMTVLGFDCITTGFAYTQGIGGSLLSILTALSALSGLMGTILFTWLRGHYGLVTTGVISSWLHLGCLMLCVFSVFAPGSPFDLAFFSLPLSKNSSSNHELLKEDQVHVYPFERNLNQPILPDRSSIHWTNSTVLFEGQQHPEPPESYISIILLFSGVILARIGLWSFDLTVTQLLQENIPEVERGAVNGVQCSLNYLMDLIHFVLVMLAPWPQQFGMLVLISIPFVTTGHMLYFFYARKCKSKNAHAKKTVKKSTWTPLS from the exons ATGTGGCACTTTGCCATGTCTGTGTTCCTGATAGAATTATATGGACATAATCTTCTTCTATCAGCAGTGTTTGGCTTAGTGGTGGCTGGATCTGTATTAATATTTGGAGTCTTAATTAGTGATTGGATCGACAGGAAGCCAAGAAATAAAG AACGCCTCTGTCGCTGCCTGCTGCATCGTCCTGATGCTCGTGTTCTCCTACAAGAGGGAGATGGGACACATCTGGCACGGCTGGCTGACC GTGGCCTGCTACGCGGTGGTGACCGCCCTGGCGGCCTTGGCGAACCTGGCCGGCACCGCGCTGACCATCACCGTTCAGAGGGACTGGATCGTGAGCCTCACGGGCGGCGACAGAGCCCAGCTGGCTG TGATGAATGCTACAGTCCGGCGGCTGGACCAGATCATCAATATATTTGCTCCCCTGTCTGTGGGCCAG gGCAAATGGACTCTTGGGAAGCCACTGATGGATTCACCTACAAGCCCAGAACTTTGGAAAAGCCAAAGGACCACAAGTCTAGACATGAAAGACAACAGGCCACAACCACAGGGTTTCCTCTTGGCCTTCGAAAGCTGCAGAGGCTGCTCCGCACGTGCCGCGAGGGGTGGGAAGCCTACCGCAGGCAGACCATCTTCCTGGCTGGCTTGGGCTTGGCCTTTCTCTACATGACAGTCCTGGGCTTTGACTGCATCACCACTGGCTTCGCCTACACCCAAGGGATCGGAGGCTCCCTGCTTAGCATCCTCACTGCCCTTTCGGCTCTATCTGGCCTAATGGGCACAATTCTCTTCACTTGGCTCCGGGGGCACTATGGCTTGGTCACCACCGGCGTCATATCCAGCTGGCTCCACTTAGGTTGTCTAATGCTCTGCGTGTTTTCTGTCTTTGCTCCTGGAAGTCCTTTTGATCTGGCTTTTTTCTCACTTCCCTTAAGCAAAAATTCATCTTCAAACCATGAGTTGCTAAAGGAGGACCAGGTGCATGTTTATCCCTTTGAAAGAAACCTGAACCAACCCATCCTCCCAGACCGTTCCTCCATCCACTGGACCAACAGCACGGTTCTGTTTGAAGGCCAGCAGCACCCTGAGCCCCCCGAGTCTTACATCTCCATCATCTTGCTCTTCTCGGGAGTGATCCTGGCACGAATTG GCCTCTGGTCCTTTGACCTCACCGTGACCCAGCTTCTCCAGGAGAACATTCCAGAAGTGGAGCGAGGGGCTGTGAACGGCGTGCAGTGCTCCCTGAACTACCTCATGGACCTCATCCACTTCGTTCTCGTCATGCTGGCCCCGTGGCCGCAGCAGTTTGGCATGCTGGTCTTGATCTCCATACCTTTTGTAACCACGGGGCAcatgctgtattttttttatgcAAGAAAGTGTAAGAGTAAAAATGCCCATGCCAAGAAGACAGTGAAGAAGAGCACTTGGACGCCTTTAAGCTGA